From Centropristis striata isolate RG_2023a ecotype Rhode Island chromosome 16, C.striata_1.0, whole genome shotgun sequence, a single genomic window includes:
- the qrsl1 gene encoding glutamyl-tRNA(Gln) amidotransferase subunit A, mitochondrial isoform X1 gives MLSLTIREVSLALREGRISPTELCRKCLNRIKKTRHLNAYITVTEELALKQAQEAETRLQQGAPKGPLDGIPFAVKDNFCTEKIKTTCASRMLKDYTPPYNATVVQKLLDQGAVLMGKTNMDEFAMGAGSTDGAFGPVRNPWSYAAPYREQTGAALDSDWVVTGGSSGGSAAAVASLTSYLALGSDTGGSTRNPGALCGVVALKPTYGLLSRHGLIPLVNSMDVPGIITRSVSDAAIVLDLLQGLDIRDSTTIPAPSSPTEPPELFDVKNICVGIPKEYHAPGLSEETVAQWSRVADMFERAGARVKQVSLPHTQYSIVCYHVLCTAEVASNMARFDGLEYGHRSEVNSSTDTMYASSRHEGFNDVVRGRILSGNYFLLKQNYQRYFLKAQQVRRLIADDFNRVFSSGVDVLLTPTTLTDAARYSDFTQEDNRTRSVQEDVFTQPVNMAGLPAVSVPTALSGRGLPIGLQLIGPALQDKKLLSVAQWVEQRVGFPSISDSGHSSEGKYDAGRTKREQTSAA, from the exons ATGCTCAGCCTGACAATAAGGGAG GTGTCTTTGGCCCTCAGGGAGGGGAGAATCTCCCCAACTGAGCTCTGTAGGAAATGTCTGAACCGCATCAAGAAAACACGACATCTCAATGCTTACATCACCGTGACGGAGGAGCTGGCACTGAAGCAGGCTCAAGAAGCAGAAACCAGACTGCAACAAG GTGCCCCCAAAGGTCCTCTAGATGGCATCCCATTTGCAGTCAAGGACAATTTCTGCACTGAAAAAATCAAAACTACTTGTGCTTCCAGGATGCTTAAAG ACTACACTCCACCATACAACGCCACAGTGGTTCAGAAGCTTCTTGACCAAGGGGCTGTTCTCATGGGGAAGACCAACATGGATGAGTTTGCTATGGG TGCAGGCAGTACTGACGGGGCTTTCGGTCCGGTGAGGAACCCCTGGAGCTACGCTGCTCCCTACAGAGAGCAGACAGGGGCGGCGCTGGACTCAGACTGGGTTGTCACTGGAGGAAGTTCAGGAGGAAGTGCTGCAGCTGTGGCTTCACTCACCAGCTACTT GGCTCTGGGATCAGACACAGGTGGTTCCACCCGTAACCCTGGAGCACTGTGTGGTGTCGTGGCCCTGAAGCCCACATATGGTCTGCTGTCCAGACATGGTCTCATCCCCCTCGTCAACTCCATGGACGTCCCCGGCATTATAACCCGCAGTGTCAGTGATGCAGCCATCGTCTTAG ATCTCCTCCAAGGCCTTGATATTAGAGACTCAACTACGATTCCTGCACCCTCATCACCGACAGAGCCACCTGAACTCTTTGATGTCAAGAACATCTGTGTAGGCATCCCTAAG GAGTACCACGCCCCAGGGCTGTCTGAGGAGACTGTAGCTCAGTGGAGTCGTGTTGCTGACATGTTTGAGAGGGCGGGGGCGCGGGTAAAGCAAGTCTCTCTCCCCCACACCCAGTACTCCATTGTGTGCTACCACGTCCTGTGCACCGCCGAGGTGGCATCTAACATGGCCCGTTTTGACGGCCTAGAATACG GTCACCGTAGTGAAGTGAACAGCTCTACTGACACCATGTACGCGTCGAGCCGACACGAGGGCTTCAACGATGTAGTGAGGGGGAGGATACTGTCTGGGAACTACTTCCTGCTCAAACA GAACTACCAGCGCTATTTCCTAAAAGCTCAGCAAGTCCGCCGGCTGATCGCAGACGATTTCAACCGAGTGTTCAGCTCAGGCGTCGACGTGCTGCTGACGCCCACCACTCTGACTGATGCAGCCCGGTACTCTGACTTCACACAGGAAGACAACCGAACACGCAGCGTGCAGGAGGACGTCTTCACCCAGCCTGTCAACATGGCCg GTCTCCCTGCTGTTTCTGTGCCAACTGCTTTATCCGGACGCGGCCTTCCCATTGGCTTACAACTCATTGGCCCCGCCCTCCAAGACAAAAAGCTGCTCAGTGTTGCCCAATGGGTTGAGCAGAGGGTTGGGTTTCCCTCCATCAGTGACTCTGGACACTCCAGCGAGGGCAAATATGACGCAGGAAGGACCAAAAGAGAGCAGACTTCAGCTGCATGA
- the qrsl1 gene encoding glutamyl-tRNA(Gln) amidotransferase subunit A, mitochondrial isoform X2, producing the protein MLSLTIREVSLALREGRISPTELCRKCLNRIKKTRHLNAYITVTEELALKQAQEAETRLQQGAPKGPLDGIPFAVKDNFCTEKIKTTCASRMLKDYTPPYNATVVQKLLDQGAVLMGKTNMDEFAMGAGSTDGAFGPVRNPWSYAAPYREQTGAALDSDWVVTGGSSGGSAAAVASLTSYLALGSDTGGSTRNPGALCGVVALKPTYGLLSRHGLIPLVNSMDVPGIITRSVSDAAIVLGLDIRDSTTIPAPSSPTEPPELFDVKNICVGIPKEYHAPGLSEETVAQWSRVADMFERAGARVKQVSLPHTQYSIVCYHVLCTAEVASNMARFDGLEYGHRSEVNSSTDTMYASSRHEGFNDVVRGRILSGNYFLLKQNYQRYFLKAQQVRRLIADDFNRVFSSGVDVLLTPTTLTDAARYSDFTQEDNRTRSVQEDVFTQPVNMAGLPAVSVPTALSGRGLPIGLQLIGPALQDKKLLSVAQWVEQRVGFPSISDSGHSSEGKYDAGRTKREQTSAA; encoded by the exons ATGCTCAGCCTGACAATAAGGGAG GTGTCTTTGGCCCTCAGGGAGGGGAGAATCTCCCCAACTGAGCTCTGTAGGAAATGTCTGAACCGCATCAAGAAAACACGACATCTCAATGCTTACATCACCGTGACGGAGGAGCTGGCACTGAAGCAGGCTCAAGAAGCAGAAACCAGACTGCAACAAG GTGCCCCCAAAGGTCCTCTAGATGGCATCCCATTTGCAGTCAAGGACAATTTCTGCACTGAAAAAATCAAAACTACTTGTGCTTCCAGGATGCTTAAAG ACTACACTCCACCATACAACGCCACAGTGGTTCAGAAGCTTCTTGACCAAGGGGCTGTTCTCATGGGGAAGACCAACATGGATGAGTTTGCTATGGG TGCAGGCAGTACTGACGGGGCTTTCGGTCCGGTGAGGAACCCCTGGAGCTACGCTGCTCCCTACAGAGAGCAGACAGGGGCGGCGCTGGACTCAGACTGGGTTGTCACTGGAGGAAGTTCAGGAGGAAGTGCTGCAGCTGTGGCTTCACTCACCAGCTACTT GGCTCTGGGATCAGACACAGGTGGTTCCACCCGTAACCCTGGAGCACTGTGTGGTGTCGTGGCCCTGAAGCCCACATATGGTCTGCTGTCCAGACATGGTCTCATCCCCCTCGTCAACTCCATGGACGTCCCCGGCATTATAACCCGCAGTGTCAGTGATGCAGCCATCGTCTTAG GCCTTGATATTAGAGACTCAACTACGATTCCTGCACCCTCATCACCGACAGAGCCACCTGAACTCTTTGATGTCAAGAACATCTGTGTAGGCATCCCTAAG GAGTACCACGCCCCAGGGCTGTCTGAGGAGACTGTAGCTCAGTGGAGTCGTGTTGCTGACATGTTTGAGAGGGCGGGGGCGCGGGTAAAGCAAGTCTCTCTCCCCCACACCCAGTACTCCATTGTGTGCTACCACGTCCTGTGCACCGCCGAGGTGGCATCTAACATGGCCCGTTTTGACGGCCTAGAATACG GTCACCGTAGTGAAGTGAACAGCTCTACTGACACCATGTACGCGTCGAGCCGACACGAGGGCTTCAACGATGTAGTGAGGGGGAGGATACTGTCTGGGAACTACTTCCTGCTCAAACA GAACTACCAGCGCTATTTCCTAAAAGCTCAGCAAGTCCGCCGGCTGATCGCAGACGATTTCAACCGAGTGTTCAGCTCAGGCGTCGACGTGCTGCTGACGCCCACCACTCTGACTGATGCAGCCCGGTACTCTGACTTCACACAGGAAGACAACCGAACACGCAGCGTGCAGGAGGACGTCTTCACCCAGCCTGTCAACATGGCCg GTCTCCCTGCTGTTTCTGTGCCAACTGCTTTATCCGGACGCGGCCTTCCCATTGGCTTACAACTCATTGGCCCCGCCCTCCAAGACAAAAAGCTGCTCAGTGTTGCCCAATGGGTTGAGCAGAGGGTTGGGTTTCCCTCCATCAGTGACTCTGGACACTCCAGCGAGGGCAAATATGACGCAGGAAGGACCAAAAGAGAGCAGACTTCAGCTGCATGA